CTCCTCTCTGATCACGCAGGTTCCCTACTGCCTAGATTCCTTTACTGTTGTGGAAAAATACCCTGAGGATAGCAAGGTAAAGAAGGGAGGCTTCGAACTGACTCAGTTCCAGGTTACAGCCCTTCAAAGCCTGGAGTCTCACAGCAGGGACTTAAGGAGTTTTTGTTCAGTCCAGGCAATGGTACCTCCCAGTTAGGGCCCTCTGGTCTCCTCTCCTCAATGAACTAAATCCAGATATTCCCTCAAAGGCATACCCAGAGCTTGTCTTGGGCTAGTCTGGCTCCACTCAAACTGATACTCGATCAACGCACTTTCTTAGTGTGACCTTCCTTAGGAGGAagtctgtgtgtgcgcgcgcgcgcgcacatatgCATGCCATAGCGCACGTGTGGACATTAGAGAACAGTTTGTcaggaattagttctctccttcaccAAATGAGGACTGAATTCATACTGTCAGAGGAGGGCAAGGGCTTTTACCCACTGCGATCTTGCTGGCCcaggatttttatttatgtgtttggaagttttgcctgcatgtatgtctgtgtaccacacgcacacctggtgcccacagaggccagaaaagggtgttggatccccctggaactggggttacaaatggttgttagctgacatgtgggttctgggaattaaatctgggtcctttggaagagcagccatttctccagccaaccaaactcctttttaaattaaattaaaattaaattaaatttaaaatgacttttaaaatttgtcattCAAGGTCTGTCTTTGATGATCTCCCTTATTCCAGTTTCTTCTCACCTACCCCGTGCTCAGTTAACTGGAGCACATTCTGGAGCCCCAGGCTGCATATGTAAGTGAAGAAACATGGCAGCACTCCCAGCATTCCCAAGGCAGAAgggattacaaattcaaggccaccctcagctgCTTGAGACCCCATATGAAAACAAGCAACCAAATCCCTTAAAAGACCTCCTGGCCTTCCAGCTAAAGTGCTTCCTGTTGGCATGGGTATCAAGGCCACCTCTACAGCCTCACACCCAGCCAGTGCCACCACCTGTCCACCTTCagaagctgttttttgtttgtttgtttgtttggctttttgagacagggtttctctgtgtagccctggctgtcctggagctcactctgtagaccaagctggcctcaaactcagaaatccNcctgcctctgcctctgcctccccagtgctgggattaaaggcatgaaccatcacGCCGGGCTCAGAAGCTGTTTTTGAAACCTTTCTCACTAGCCTTGGAGGCAGGAATTATGTCCTGTTCCCCAGTGTGTACTCTGCACACGGAACAGGCTTTTGAACACTCCTTAAAATAATGGGTTGTGTCCCAGGCCTTTAagccctgcactcaggaggcagagacagggcaaTGTCTGTGGGTTCAagactaacctggtctacatagtgagttccaggtgagccagggttacacagtaagAACCTGActcagaaataatatatatatatatatatatatatatatatatatatatatatatatatatatatatatctcacagtgttttgcctgcatgtatgtctgtagctcagaagagggcaccagatcccattacagatggttgtgagccaccacagggttgctgagacttgaactcaggacctctggaagagcagtcagtgctcttaacttctgagccatctctccagcccctcagataacaagcaaacaaataaataaatctctccagtccctcgagtaaataaattaataaacaaacaaaaaacccaaacaaacaagtcatgttaaatatagaaagaaaaaacaatcagCATTACTTGAGCAGGTTTATTAGAGCTGAAACTGTCCTGAAATCAAACAGTTTCTCCCAAAGGCTGTGTGACATCTTTCCAATTACAAGGCCCTTCATCAACCCGAAACAGACAAACACCCGTTCCTTCTGTGAGATAACTTGGCATTGAGTAGTTGCCTCAAGTGGGCTCTGTTGCTGGAGATGGATCAGGCTCTCTGGAAGGTCTGTTTGCACACCTGGCCTTCGCAGAACATTTCCTggaacaggaagggagggaagaagaaagaaaataaaaagttggcatacatttcttttttcttttttcttttttcttttttctttctttctttcttttcttttcttttctttttttttttNNNNNNNNNNNNNNNNNNNNNNNNNNNNNNNNNNNNNNNNNNNNNNNNNNNNNNNNNNNNNNNNNNNNNNNNNNNNNNNNNNNNNNNNNNNNNNNNNNNNNNNNNNNNNNNNNNNNNNNNNNNNNNNNNNNNNNNNNNNNNNNNNNNNNNNNNNNNNNNNNNNNNNNNNNNNNNNNNNNNNNNNNNNNNNNNNNNNNNNNNNNNNNNNNNNNNNNNNNNNNNNNNNNNNNNNNNNNNNNNNNNNNNNNNNNNNNNNNNNNNNNNNNNNNNNNNNNNNNNNNNNNNNNNNNNNNNNNNNNNNNNNNNNNNNNNNNNNNNNNNNNNNNNNNNNNNNNNNNNNNNNNNNNNNNNNNNNNNNNNNNNNNNNNNNNNNNNNNNNNNNNNNNNNNNNNNNNNNNNNNNNNNNNNNNNNNNNNNNNNNNNNNNNNNNNNNNNNNNNNNNNNNNNNNNNNNNNNNNNNNNNNNNNNNNNNNNNNNNNNNNNNNNNNNNNNNNNNNNNNNNNNNNNNNNNNNNNNNNNNNNNNNNNNNNNNNNNNNNNNNNNNNNNNNNNNNNNNNNNNNNNNNNNNNNNNNNNNNNNNNNNNNNNNNNNNNNNNNNNNNNNNNNNNNNNNNNNNNNNNNNNNNNNNNNNNNNNNNNNNNNNNNNNNNNNNNNNNNNNNNNNNNNNNNNNNNNNNNNNNNNNNNNNNNNNNNNNNNNNNNNNNNNNNNNNNNNNNNNNNNNNNNNNNNNNNNNNNNNNNNNNNNNNNNNNNNNNNNNNNNNNNNNNNNNNNNNNNNNNNNNNNNNNNNNNNNNNNNNNNNNNNNNNNNNNNNNNNNNNNNNNNNNNNNNNNNNNNNNNNNNNNNNNNNNNNNNNNNNNNNNNNNNNNNNNNNNNNNNNNNNNNNNNNNNNNNNNNNNNNNNNNNNNNNNNNNNNNNNNNNNNNNNNNNNNNNNNNNNNNNNNNNNNNNNNNNNNNNNNNNNNNNNNNNNNNNNNNNNNNNNNNNNNNNNNNNNNNNNNNNNNNNNNNNNNNNNNNNNNNNNNNNNNNNNNNNNNNNNNNNNNNNNNNNNNNNNNNNNNNNNNNNNNNNNNNNNNNNNNNNNNNNNNNNNNNNNNNNNNNNNNNNNNNNNNNNNNNNNNNNNNNNNNNNNNNNNNNNNNNNNNNNNNNNNNNNNNNNNNNNNNNNNNNNNNNNNNNNNNNNNNNNNNNNNNNNNNNNNNNNNNNNNNNNNNNNNNNNNNNNNNNNNNNNNNNNNNNNNNNNNNNNNNNNNNNNNNNNNNNNNNNNNNNNNNNNNNNNNNNNNNNNNNNNNNNNNNNNNNNNNNNNNNNNNNNNNNNNNNNNNNNNNNNNNNNNNNNNNNNNNNNNNNNNNNNNNNNNNNNNNNNNNNNNNNNNNNNNNNNNNNNNNNNNNNNNNNNNNNNNNNNNNNNNNNNNNNNNNNNNNNNNNNNNNNNNNNNNNNNNNNNNNNNNNNNNNNNNNNNNNNNNNNNNNNNNNNNNNNNNNNNNNNNNNNNNNNNNNNNNNNNNNNNNNNNNNNNNNNNNNNNNNNNNNNNNNNNNNNNNNNNNNNNNNNNNNNNNNNNNNNNNNNNNNNNNNNNNNNNNNNNNNNNNNNNNNNNNNNNNNNNNNNNNNNNNNNNNNNNNNNNNNNNNNNNNNNNNNNNNNNNNNNNNNNNNNNNNNNNNNNNNNNNNNNNNNNNNNNNNNNNNNNNNNNNNNNNNNNNNNNNNNNNNNNNNNNNNNNNNNNNNNNNNNNNNNNNNNNNNNNNNNNNNNNNNNNNNNNNNNNNNNNNNNNNNNNNNNNNNNNNNNNNNNNNNNNNNNNNNNNNNNNNNNNNNNNNNNNNNNNNNNNNNNNNNNNNNNNNNNNNNNNNNNNNNNNNNNNNNNNNNNNNNNNNNNNNNNNNNNNNNNNNNNNNNNNNNNNNNNNNNNNNNNNNNNNNNNNNNNNNNNNNNNNNNNNNNNNNNNNNNNNNNNNNNNNNNNNNNNNNNNNNNNNNNNNNNNNNNNNNNNNNNNNNNNNNNNNNNNNNNNNNNNNNNNNNNNNNNNNNNNNNNNNNNNNNNNNNNNNNNNNNNNNNNNNNNNNNNNNNNNNNNNNNNNNNNNNNNNNNNNNNNNNNNNNNNNNNNNNNNNNNNNNNNNNNNNNNNNNNNNNNNNNNNNNNNNNNNNNNNNNNNNNNNNNNNNNNNNNNNNNNNNNNNNNNNNNNNNNNNNNNNNNNNNNNNNNNNNNNNNNNNNNNNNNNNNNNNNNNNNNNNNNNNNNNNNNNNNNNNNNNNNNNNNNNNNNNNNNNNNNNNNNNNNNNNNNNNNNNNNNNNNNNNNNNNNNNNNNNNNNNNNNNNNNNNNNNNNNNNNNNNNNNNNNNNNNNNNNNNNNNNNNNNNNNNNNNNNNNNNNNNNNNNNNNNNNNNNNNNNNNNNNNNNNNNNNNNNNNNNNNNNNNNNNNNNNNNNNNNNNNNNNNNNNNNNNNNNNNNNNNNNNNNNNNNNNNNNNNNNNNNNNNNNNNNNNNNNNNNNNNNNNNNNNNNNNNNNNNNNNNNNNNNNNNNNNNNNNNNNNNNNNNNNNNNNNNNNNNNNNNNNNNNNNNNNNNNNNNNNNNNNNNNNNNNNNNNNNNNNNNNNNNNNNNNNNNNNNNNNNNNNNNNNNNNNNNNNNNNNNNNNNNNNNNNNNNNNNNNNNNNNNNNNNNNNNNNNNNNNNNNNNNNNNNNNNNNNNNNNNNNNNNNNNNNNNNNNNNNNNNNNNNNNNNNNNNNNNNNNNNNNNNNNNNNNNNNNNNNNNNNNNNNNNNNNNNNNNNNNNNNNNNNNNNNNNNNNNNNNNNNNNNNNNNNNNNNNNNNNNNNNNNNNNNNNNNNNNNNNNNNNNNNNNNNNNNNNNNNNNNNNNNNNNNNNNNNNNNNNNNNNNNNNNNNNNNNNNNNNNNNNNNNNNNNNNNNNNNNNNNNNNNNNNNNNNNNNNNNNNNNNNNNNNNNNNNNNNNNNNNNNNNNNNNNNNNNNNNNNNNNNNNNNNNNNNNNNNNNNNNNNNNNNNNNNNNNNNNNNNNNNNNNNNNNNNNNNNNNNNNNNNNNNNNNNNNNNNNNNNNNNNNNNNNNNNNNNNNNNNNNNNNNNNNNNNNNNNNNNNNNNNNNNNNNNNNNNNNNNNNNNNNNNNNNNNNNNNNNNNNNNNNNNNNNNNNNNNNNNNNNNNNNNNNNNNNNNNNNNNNNNNNNNNtttggtttttcgagacagggtttctctgtgtagctctggctgtcctggaactcattctgtagaccagggctggcctcgaactcagaaatctgcctgtctctgcctcctgagtgctgggattaaaggcatgcaccaccacgcctggctacttttttttaaaatattgctattatctctttaaaaataagaacaaaggaCACTCATGTGGGGCTCACCCCAGTACTGTTCACCGTCAACAGAGGAGCTTCCTCTAGCAGTGGAAATcatcagagacccacagctggacagTGGGCAGACAGCGAGAGATCTTGATCACCCAGCCCTGTACGGGATGCCTTATGAGAGCCACAGAGGCTCTAGGATCTAttcagaagaagaggcagaaaaactCTGAGAGCCATAGGTGGTGGGTGACTCCTAGGGAACAACCTCTGCCAGTCACAGCGAGGCTGGCGTGAGGACACACTCACAGAGCTTGTGACAGCATGCACGAGACCTGCACAAAGTCAAGTCAGACAAACCCCAGCATTGAGAAGAAAATGACAGGAAGTACCCGGCCAATTGCTGTCTTCTGGGAGAGGAGAAACCAGTTTTCTCCTATGGCGCACAGTTTATCAGTGGCTCTCCAAGACATATCTCATGTGCAGGAGAAGTGACCACTGCAAAATGGACTCCATGTGCCTATTGTTGTCtaggggttgtttttgttgttgttattgtttttaatttatttatttattttggtttcagaGAAGGAATATGAAGTTAGGAATCAGATACAGAGATGAAAGTCTGAAAGGACTTAGGCAGGGGGatagaatatgatcaaaatatactgttaGGACagcttttttaaataataaaaaacaaggggatggagagatagctcggtGGTTGAGAGTTCTTACTGCTCTCGCAAGGACCAGGGTGCAGTTCCCCACACCCACATAgaacagctcacaaccacctgcaactccagttccaagggcaTGTAGTGCCCTCTGTTGGTCTCTAaaggcactgcatacatgtggcacacacacacacacacacacacacacacacacacacacacacagaggcgcacacacatacacatgaatagaaGTAAAGAAATAGAGATTTAAACCTctccttccacccctcccccaaaatgttttcaaaagattGGGATAGATCAGTACCAGGTGGAGCTGGTCCCCTTCGATCCAGTGGCTCCagcctctgtttttcttctctcctctctgtacaCAAGTGAGTTTGCCATTCTCCCAGGTAACCAGGCTCTgccagaagggagagagaaacagtgatTCACTATGGCAGGATCCTTAAACATTGCCAGGTCGACTGCATGAAGAGCTCACTGAGATCTGCAACCTAGGttacattttaatcttttaaaattttatgtgtgcatgtgtgttgcctacatgcatgtatgtgtactatgtgcatggctggtgcccacagaggtccttggaactgcagttacaggtggttgtgagccaccatgtgggtgctgggaattaacccCTGGGTTCCCTGCAAGAGCCCAAATGCTCTTAGCTGATAAGCTGTTTCTCTGGCCCTAAAcctatgttttttcttttttcttttctttttctgaggtgCTAGAAATCTCCCCTTGGCCTCATGCTGGCTAAGTGAGAGCCCCAGCCCTTAGCCGCTGCATAAGCCCTTACCGTACATTTTCTGTTATCCAGGCCCTTGTTGTCCTCCTCAAACTCTTCTCCTACTTTGAATTTTACAAGGTAGTTCCTTAGGCTGCTGCATGTCTGGATGGTGAAGGAGTCCCCATTTTGCTCAATCACTTTCTGTGGCTTCAGCAACTTGGCAATCTTACGAGTTGCAAAGTCAATACCTGCAAAGTTATTGTTCttattatatcttttattttaatcattacattgatgtatgtgtgggcatgcgCGTGTAAGTCAGAGAACAGCTGGTTTTAAAGCAGAATTTTACATTACACATGCTGTCTTTGAACTTGTACAGGCAAAGGGGACATTAAAGTTCTGATCTTCCCCCCACTTCCAAATattggattataggtgtgcaccaccatacttgACTTGAGAACTTTTATACATTTTACCGGCAggcatatctgtgcaccacatgtgtgcagtgcccaaagaggccagaagagggcatcgcaTTCCCTGTAAACAGGGCAttctgatggttgtgagcagccctGTGCATgactaagccacctctctagcccctaaagaagaatttttaaaaattgcttttactGGGGTTTTGGAGTCGATGTACTTGAAGGCAAAAGGAAGTTTGTCAAATACCAAGTGTAGCAAGATATGGTAGCTTATGTCTCTAATCTCTATACTTGGGAAACCAATAAAGGAGGATTTTCtgaagtctgagaccagcctggtctacatagtgaggtccaggccagcttGACCTACAacgtgagaccttatctcaaaacagacaaacaaaaaacccgaacAAATAAATCCCAATACAAGCCCTGGCAAGGATGCTCTGTACACAGGAATAGTTGCCCAAATCTGCCAAATCCATAGAGCCAGAGCAAGTTGCCGGGCAGCACCATACCGAGAGTCTTTTAGGAAGCAGGGTCAGTGGTCAGACCCTCGCTCGTAGACCCTTGCACCTCCCTGGAGGCCACAGGGTTCAGGGTCTAGGGTGCAGCTCTCTTGCCACACACATGAGCAGCTCAGACTGACTCTGCCCGTTCATCTGCAGGAGTCGCCCTGGACTCCGAACACTGGCCAGGCGGCCTCAGCTCTGGCGGAGAAATTGAATTCTCATGTAGACTGCAGCTGCTGTTTGCCTGATTTCCAGTGCCAGGACCCGCCCTGCCCCTAGGAGCCCCAGCCGCTCCCAACCGTATCCACGTATCCTTGTATCCTCGCAGAATTGGATAGGCAGGGATACATAAGCACCTGAGATTCCAGGGATGCAGAGGGGTACCGACAGATGGGATgattgacagacagacaagacaaggGGGTCAGAAGAAAGACAGAGTAGCAGAGACTCTGGGACAAGGGCAGGAGCTGACCAGCCAAGAACATAACCCACAGGGGACAGAAGAACCTGGAACACACTGGACAGGCTGTCTTCACTCAA
Above is a window of Mus pahari chromosome 6, PAHARI_EIJ_v1.1, whole genome shotgun sequence DNA encoding:
- the Rbp7 gene encoding retinoid-binding protein 7 translates to MPADLSGTWNLLSSDNFEGYMLALGIDFATRKIAKLLKPQKVIEQNGDSFTIQTCSSLRNYLVKFKVGEEFEEDNKGLDNRKCTSLVTWENGKLTCVQRGEKKNRGWSHWIEGDQLHLEMFCEGQVCKQTFQRA